From a region of the Pseudanabaena sp. BC1403 genome:
- the hisH gene encoding imidazole glycerol phosphate synthase subunit HisH, with product MSAVTIGIVDYGMGNHASVMHSLKNMGLKVRVSADPQALDSTDVLILPGVGAFPSAMQALHDRRLVSYLQQQAERQRPIIGICLGMQLLTTASHEYQYTLGLDLIAGEVVPLPESQWHIGWNTIKCIQEDVLLQASDNEVFYFNHSFTYQGVDKYQIAMSQHSQPIASVIRNGSIVGLQFHPEKSQVAGRELLKNLIVGLVDAKKEIDGSCHG from the coding sequence ATGAGTGCTGTGACCATAGGAATAGTGGATTATGGTATGGGTAATCATGCATCAGTGATGCATAGCCTCAAAAATATGGGGTTGAAAGTTCGAGTTAGTGCTGATCCCCAAGCTTTAGATAGTACAGATGTATTAATTCTCCCTGGGGTTGGCGCTTTTCCGTCAGCAATGCAAGCACTTCACGATCGCAGACTAGTAAGTTATTTGCAACAGCAAGCTGAGAGACAACGCCCAATTATTGGGATCTGTCTCGGTATGCAACTCTTAACAACTGCTTCCCATGAATATCAATATACGTTAGGGTTAGATTTGATTGCAGGCGAAGTCGTTCCGCTACCTGAATCACAATGGCATATTGGCTGGAATACGATTAAATGCATTCAAGAGGATGTATTACTTCAGGCTAGTGATAACGAGGTGTTTTATTTTAATCACTCATTTACCTATCAAGGTGTGGATAAATATCAAATAGCTATGTCTCAACATTCTCAGCCGATCGCATCGGTGATCCGCAATGGTAGTATAGTGGGCTTACAATTTCATCCAGAAAAGAGTCAGGTTGCTGGTCGAGAACTACTTAAAAATTTAATTGTGGGGTTGGTTGATGCTAAAAAAGAGATTGATGGGAGTTGTCACGGTTAA
- a CDS encoding bifunctional 2-polyprenyl-6-hydroxyphenol methylase/3-demethylubiquinol 3-O-methyltransferase UbiG — MTMNYGQVKKHWDSWAKEFGTSLRATTKSMTIKQLEIFALMKHLVPGSKILDVGCGNGYNGIAFIENIPNITVVGVDYSKEMIENAILNAQKLSQEQQKMIGFEVADVLTLPYNAEFDIVTTDRCIINLTDIELQKKAIDNCCKALKQGGVFLMLENSQQTYRNQNDAREAVGLSKRNPPSFNLFFDEEIILPYCSSRGLDLLQIDDFGSLHDLMLYVILTAADPTKDHYDEPAIVKAAEVTMNLAAQGCGYPFGGFGQNRLYIFRKSTAETNG; from the coding sequence ATGACAATGAATTATGGGCAGGTTAAGAAACACTGGGATAGCTGGGCAAAAGAATTTGGCACTTCTTTGAGAGCCACCACAAAGAGCATGACTATCAAACAGCTTGAGATTTTTGCCCTCATGAAACATTTAGTTCCTGGGTCAAAAATTCTTGATGTTGGTTGTGGCAATGGCTACAACGGAATTGCTTTTATCGAAAACATTCCCAATATAACTGTCGTTGGAGTAGATTACTCAAAAGAGATGATTGAGAATGCTATTCTCAATGCGCAGAAGCTTAGCCAAGAACAGCAAAAAATGATTGGTTTTGAAGTTGCAGACGTTCTTACATTGCCATACAATGCTGAATTTGACATCGTCACGACAGATCGCTGCATTATCAACCTTACAGATATTGAGCTGCAGAAAAAGGCAATTGATAATTGTTGTAAGGCTTTAAAGCAAGGAGGAGTTTTTCTAATGTTAGAAAATAGTCAACAGACCTACAGAAATCAGAATGATGCTCGTGAGGCTGTTGGTCTGTCAAAGAGGAATCCTCCATCATTTAACCTATTTTTCGATGAAGAAATTATACTCCCTTACTGTAGTAGTAGAGGGTTAGACCTTTTGCAAATAGATGACTTTGGTAGTCTTCACGATCTGATGCTATACGTCATACTTACTGCTGCTGATCCAACCAAGGATCACTACGACGAGCCAGCAATTGTCAAAGCAGCAGAGGTTACTATGAACCTTGCAGCCCAAGGATGTGGCTATCCATTTGGTGGTTTTGGGCAGAACAGACTTTACATTTTCCGTAAATCAACAGCAGAAACGAATGGATGA
- a CDS encoding HisA/HisF-related TIM barrel protein yields MLKKRLMGVVTVKDGWAVQSFGYRRYLPLGKPECLIENLDRWGADEILVQVIDRSRCNREPDFRLLESIGKLGLATPLIYAGGIRNVADSVKVIQYGADRLVVDALLHDDLQAVQHLSARLGAQAIIASLPLSWQEGRIEWFDYRTQTRTAIANQVLSFISSGVVSEVFISDFSHEGQANGFESNLITNFPLQDVPIVAFGGLSDPNQIRNLLLQPNIVAIAVGNFLNYKEQTIQTYKQAISSAQLRNPVYDSSHSLLTHA; encoded by the coding sequence ATGCTAAAAAAGAGATTGATGGGAGTTGTCACGGTTAAGGATGGTTGGGCTGTCCAATCCTTTGGATATCGGCGCTATTTACCTTTGGGTAAGCCAGAATGTTTAATTGAAAATTTGGATCGCTGGGGTGCAGATGAAATTTTGGTACAGGTTATTGATCGCTCTCGCTGCAACAGGGAGCCTGATTTTCGTCTATTAGAAAGCATTGGAAAACTGGGCTTAGCAACTCCCTTAATCTATGCAGGTGGGATTCGGAATGTCGCTGATAGCGTTAAGGTGATTCAGTATGGAGCCGATCGCCTTGTTGTTGATGCTCTATTGCATGACGATCTCCAAGCAGTGCAGCATCTCTCAGCGAGACTAGGAGCACAGGCGATAATTGCTTCTCTGCCGCTATCTTGGCAAGAAGGAAGAATTGAGTGGTTTGATTATCGTACCCAAACTAGAACCGCGATAGCAAATCAAGTTCTATCATTTATTAGTTCGGGTGTAGTCTCAGAGGTATTCATTTCCGATTTTTCTCATGAGGGACAAGCCAATGGTTTTGAGTCAAATCTAATTACAAATTTCCCTTTGCAGGATGTTCCCATCGTCGCCTTTGGTGGTTTGAGCGATCCTAATCAAATTAGGAACCTACTACTTCAGCCTAATATTGTTGCGATCGCCGTGGGAAACTTTTTAAATTACAAAGAACAGACTATTCAGACATACAAGCAAGCGATCTCGTCTGCACAACTTCGTAATCCAGTTTATGACTCAAGCCATTCCCTATTAACTCATGCCTGA
- a CDS encoding N-acetyl sugar amidotransferase: MKYCKFCVQPDTRPNSQFTDEGICPACNYLQQLNDADWQERYEILNDLLKQFPRQSGQYFDCIIGVSGGKDSTRQALYVRDKLGLNPLLVCLSYPPPQVSQRGVDNISNLIELGFDVLLSAPAPETWRGLLRASFDKFTNWARSTELALFTSVPQIAIRYQIPLILWGENPGLQLGDLKTLGRTGYDGNNLRYMNTLSGGGLEWMIKAGFPQQELLPYRYPQSEEFEAAKLQIVYLGWFLGDWSLVNNAAYACANGLEIREDTVENTGDLYGVTSLDEDWVTLNQMIKYYKFGFGRVTDYANEEIRLGRMTREQGISVVEKYDDACSDEYIESFCTYIDISVNEFWDHVHASVNLHLFSVEPNGAILRKFKVGVGL; the protein is encoded by the coding sequence ATGAAATATTGCAAGTTTTGTGTTCAACCAGATACCCGACCTAATTCTCAGTTTACAGATGAGGGTATTTGTCCTGCTTGCAATTATCTTCAGCAGCTAAATGATGCTGATTGGCAAGAACGCTATGAAATACTAAATGACTTATTAAAACAATTTCCCCGTCAATCAGGTCAATATTTTGACTGTATTATTGGCGTGAGTGGTGGTAAAGATAGTACTAGACAAGCTCTATATGTTCGTGACAAGTTAGGATTGAATCCACTGTTAGTGTGTCTTAGTTACCCACCGCCACAGGTTAGCCAAAGAGGTGTGGATAATATTTCTAACCTGATTGAACTAGGTTTTGATGTACTCCTCTCTGCGCCCGCACCTGAGACTTGGCGAGGTTTACTGAGAGCTAGTTTCGATAAATTTACCAACTGGGCGCGTTCCACTGAACTGGCTCTATTTACTTCTGTTCCTCAAATCGCTATTCGTTATCAAATTCCTCTGATTCTCTGGGGCGAAAACCCTGGATTACAGTTAGGGGATTTGAAGACTCTGGGACGTACAGGCTATGACGGCAATAACTTGCGTTATATGAATACGCTCTCTGGTGGTGGGCTGGAATGGATGATAAAAGCAGGATTTCCACAGCAAGAACTGCTTCCCTATCGTTATCCTCAATCGGAAGAATTTGAGGCTGCGAAACTGCAAATCGTCTATTTGGGATGGTTTTTGGGTGATTGGTCTCTGGTGAATAATGCCGCCTATGCTTGTGCTAATGGACTAGAAATACGCGAAGATACAGTCGAAAATACAGGTGATCTTTATGGTGTGACTTCCCTCGATGAAGACTGGGTAACCTTGAATCAGATGATTAAATACTATAAATTTGGTTTTGGACGGGTAACTGACTATGCCAATGAGGAAATTCGTCTTGGAAGAATGACTCGTGAACAAGGAATCTCTGTTGTGGAAAAGTATGATGATGCTTGTAGTGATGAATATATAGAGAGTTTCTGTACATACATCGATATATCAGTAAATGAATTTTGGGATCATGTACATGCTTCAGTAAATCTACACCTATTTTCGGTGGAACCAAATGGAGCGATCCTTCGCAAATTTAAGGTTGGAGTTGGTTTATGA
- a CDS encoding N-acetyl sugar amidotransferase: MPELHPEIYFCQRCLYSTAHPLGLILDADGICSGCRIHEEKDSLDWNARWELLEHQIQPYRNLNGQNYDCIVPVSGSQDSYYIVYLVKERLGLNPLLVTYNKYFNTPLGIRNLANLRIKFNCDILYQNVNPISVKKITRTTLRRFGSIYWPILAGQTVFPVQTAVRYQIPLIIWGAHQGLEQVGMFSHTHEVEMTRRYRKDHDLMGHEADDLLSIFDILKVEDIWQYRYPSDLDLHTVGVRGIYLGNYVRWDSKTQHEQMMYEYDYKTASFNRTFDCYDYVDCFNYMDLHDLLKLYKHGYSKVTDHACREIRFGRLSREEGLTLVRKYELAPLTYINQFCEWLGMTPRSLQFMIDQHRNPKFWNQIETNKWEFIGWSMQQPQSVEDTKVNLPQLFTANNYLEYNGDAKYITIGRGYP, from the coding sequence ATGCCTGAACTTCATCCAGAAATTTACTTTTGTCAGAGATGCCTTTACTCAACTGCTCATCCTTTAGGATTAATTTTGGATGCGGATGGTATTTGTTCTGGATGCCGCATTCATGAAGAGAAAGATTCCCTTGATTGGAATGCGCGATGGGAATTATTAGAGCATCAGATCCAGCCGTATCGAAACCTGAACGGACAAAATTATGACTGTATTGTTCCTGTGAGCGGTTCTCAAGACTCTTACTACATTGTCTACTTAGTGAAAGAGCGATTAGGGCTGAATCCACTCCTTGTCACCTACAACAAATATTTCAATACACCCTTAGGTATCCGAAATCTAGCAAATCTGCGTATAAAATTTAATTGCGATATTCTTTACCAAAATGTTAACCCTATTTCTGTCAAGAAAATAACACGCACGACTTTACGCCGTTTTGGCAGTATCTATTGGCCGATTTTGGCAGGGCAAACAGTTTTTCCTGTGCAGACCGCAGTTCGTTATCAAATCCCTCTAATCATTTGGGGGGCTCATCAGGGACTAGAGCAAGTCGGGATGTTCTCCCATACCCATGAAGTCGAAATGACTCGTCGATATCGGAAAGATCATGACTTAATGGGGCATGAAGCCGATGATTTGCTATCAATCTTCGACATTCTAAAAGTGGAAGATATCTGGCAATACCGCTATCCTAGCGATCTCGATTTACATACAGTCGGTGTGCGCGGAATATATCTAGGTAATTACGTGCGATGGGATTCTAAGACTCAACATGAACAAATGATGTATGAATACGACTACAAAACCGCATCTTTTAATCGAACTTTTGACTGTTATGATTACGTTGACTGCTTCAATTACATGGACCTTCACGATTTATTGAAGCTATACAAGCACGGCTATTCCAAAGTCACTGATCATGCTTGCCGTGAGATTCGATTTGGGAGACTCTCTCGTGAAGAGGGATTAACTCTTGTTCGTAAGTATGAATTAGCGCCTCTTACCTATATCAATCAATTTTGTGAATGGTTAGGAATGACACCACGATCTCTACAATTTATGATTGATCAACATCGCAACCCCAAATTTTGGAATCAAATTGAGACTAATAAATGGGAATTTATTGGCTGGAGTATGCAGCAACCTCAATCAGTCGAAGATACAAAAGTAAATCTGCCTCAACTGTTTACAGCTAATAACTATCTAGAATATAACGGTGATGCAAAATATATAACGATAGGGAGAGGATATCCATGA
- a CDS encoding phytanoyl-CoA dioxygenase family protein, whose amino-acid sequence MLKTKLNPKTFLPKIKSIFFKIQRYQMYVAKNKHLVGTISESLLNVLHELNNIHQSSIEDVKKQELLYVLFKNSFPKVLWNWATEQKVKSISIRFYDNVIAFVEGYEQYCNTGMTSPEANHSSRQLYWMTDGKFNNFWVSFYGLFFPKYPKYLFSDQARNLGLTESRGLQNIVQEIRDKGYHLFDEKLSREICDRLTKFAENALCKLAPHYPDISTEKYLRYDSDNPKSVTYRVDEQELANNPDIQNLIADSSIISVVQEYFGCRATLRDLSMWWSTAFLKGDADSSSAQLYHWDGDSVKFINVFIYLTEVTSQNGPHCFVRGSHLTKPLSLLRDGRFSDQEIENFYGKEHMDEIVGKRGTIIAADTRAFHKGKALEHSERLIIMLTFSMDLFGATYSSIQLSDGLTDALSQSMKHFPYSYSKFRVGK is encoded by the coding sequence ATGCTAAAGACTAAATTAAATCCTAAAACATTTCTACCGAAGATTAAGTCAATCTTTTTTAAGATTCAAAGATATCAAATGTATGTAGCTAAAAACAAACATCTCGTTGGCACAATATCAGAAAGTTTATTGAATGTATTGCACGAGCTAAATAATATCCATCAAAGTTCAATTGAAGATGTTAAAAAGCAAGAACTTCTATATGTTTTGTTCAAAAACAGCTTTCCAAAAGTTCTATGGAATTGGGCTACGGAGCAAAAAGTAAAATCAATTTCTATCCGCTTTTATGATAACGTGATAGCCTTTGTAGAAGGCTATGAGCAATACTGTAATACTGGCATGACATCGCCAGAGGCAAATCATAGTTCTCGGCAGTTGTATTGGATGACCGATGGCAAGTTCAATAACTTTTGGGTTTCTTTTTACGGACTGTTCTTTCCTAAATATCCAAAATACTTATTTTCTGATCAAGCAAGAAACTTGGGGCTTACGGAATCACGAGGATTGCAAAATATTGTACAAGAAATTAGAGACAAGGGATATCATCTGTTTGATGAAAAATTAAGTCGTGAGATTTGCGATCGCCTAACTAAATTTGCAGAAAATGCTCTATGTAAACTAGCTCCTCACTATCCTGATATTTCGACTGAAAAGTATTTGAGATATGATAGCGACAATCCCAAATCCGTAACCTATCGAGTTGACGAGCAAGAGTTAGCGAACAATCCAGACATCCAAAATCTTATTGCAGATTCTTCTATAATATCGGTCGTCCAAGAATATTTTGGATGTCGAGCTACGCTTCGAGACCTTAGTATGTGGTGGAGTACAGCGTTCTTGAAAGGAGATGCAGATTCTTCATCTGCACAACTTTATCATTGGGATGGAGATTCGGTTAAGTTTATCAACGTATTTATATATTTGACAGAAGTTACATCACAAAATGGACCTCATTGTTTTGTAAGAGGTTCCCATCTTACTAAGCCTTTAAGTTTACTCAGAGATGGTCGATTTTCCGATCAAGAAATCGAAAACTTTTATGGCAAAGAACATATGGACGAAATTGTGGGTAAGAGAGGAACTATTATTGCTGCTGATACGCGAGCATTTCATAAAGGTAAAGCGTTAGAACATAGTGAACGTCTCATTATTATGCTTACTTTTAGTATGGATCTTTTTGGTGCTACATATAGTTCAATCCAACTAAGTGATGGGTTAACAGATGCTTTATCTCAGTCTATGAAACATTTCCCATATAGTTACTCTAAGTTTAGAGTAGGTAAATAA
- the pseG gene encoding UDP-2,4-diacetamido-2,4,6-trideoxy-beta-L-altropyranose hydrolase, with protein MNIIVRADASAQIGTGHVMRCLALSQTWRVLGGQAIFMLANKSPSLEARLRFEGMEVVYLSGEAGSNEDAQQTLDLCQQFSAQWIILDGYHFGAAYQKAIKNFDVSLLFFDDNGHADHYYADLILNQNISAKIDLYQSREPYTQLLLGTQYVLLRKEFLSWKNWQRVINPIASKILVTLGGSDPDNVTLKVIQALQIVKSNNLEVIVVVGGSNPHYEKLQAEVAKSRTLITLQRNVSNMPELMAWADIAIAAGGSTNWELAFMGLPSLVITVADNQKESIAELDRQGVITNLGWHQDLSIEWISFTLQKLICDRLNQKKMSQQGQQIVDGEGVMRIVSKIADMIA; from the coding sequence ATGAATATCATAGTTAGAGCTGATGCTTCTGCGCAGATTGGCACAGGACATGTCATGCGTTGCTTAGCATTATCACAGACATGGCGAGTTCTAGGAGGTCAAGCTATATTTATGCTAGCAAATAAATCTCCATCTTTAGAAGCGAGATTAAGATTTGAAGGAATGGAAGTTGTATATTTGTCAGGTGAAGCTGGTAGTAATGAAGATGCTCAGCAAACCTTAGATTTGTGTCAGCAATTTTCTGCTCAATGGATAATTTTAGATGGATATCACTTTGGAGCAGCTTACCAAAAAGCTATTAAGAATTTTGATGTTAGCTTATTGTTTTTTGATGATAATGGTCATGCCGATCACTACTACGCTGATCTAATCTTAAATCAAAATATTTCAGCTAAGATAGACTTATATCAAAGTCGAGAACCATATACTCAATTATTATTAGGTACGCAGTACGTTCTACTTAGAAAAGAATTCTTGTCTTGGAAAAATTGGCAAAGAGTAATAAATCCGATCGCCTCAAAAATATTAGTCACTTTAGGTGGTAGCGATCCTGATAATGTCACCCTTAAAGTCATTCAAGCTTTACAAATAGTAAAAAGTAATAATTTAGAAGTTATTGTTGTTGTCGGTGGCAGCAACCCACACTATGAGAAATTACAGGCTGAAGTTGCAAAATCCAGAACACTAATTACTTTGCAACGGAATGTTAGTAATATGCCTGAGTTGATGGCTTGGGCAGACATAGCGATTGCTGCGGGTGGCTCAACTAATTGGGAATTAGCATTTATGGGATTGCCTAGTCTCGTGATTACAGTAGCGGATAATCAGAAGGAGAGTATAGCCGAGCTTGATCGACAAGGAGTGATTACAAATCTAGGATGGCATCAAGATTTGTCTATCGAATGGATTAGTTTTACATTGCAGAAGTTGATATGCGATCGCCTCAACCAAAAAAAAATGAGCCAGCAAGGACAGCAGATAGTAGATGGAGAGGGCGTAATGCGCATTGTCTCAAAAATTGCTGATATGATAGCTTAG
- a CDS encoding ABC transporter ATP-binding protein gives MGKLVKKLFYLFSDREKIQIGIIFLLMLMGAGLETLGVGLIPAFVALLGNPEIIEQQKTLNWLYIQSGATSHQIFLLWVSIALLAIYLIKNIYLSILTYWQYYFLYRKQVSLSSRLLRSYLNSSYTFHLQRNSADLVRNVTSEVPQIFAGILIPMLTLVTEIMVMICLGILLAIAEPLSSAIAAMFLGASIFWLNGTIRKQMSGQGLIRQEQSGQMIQWVNQSLGGIKETKVLGRETFFLDAFTKSTRAFGKANLFVGLATQLPNLFIDTVLIASVLLIVIFSLIQGREIQSILPMLSLFAIAALRLMPSAKRIVSTVTNIRYFKHSVDLIHQDLVYLEIRSNSLQEVNNFVAPEIRFKKSIELRNIHYLYPNVSQPSLSGISIEISRGQTIAFIGSSGAGKTTIVDIILGLLTPSQGEISVDGKNILTNLAGWQRQIGYIPQSIYLSDDTIRNNIAFGLASHEINEEKVWAAIKASQLEELVHGLPEQLDTLVGERGIRLSGGQRQRIGIARALYHNPEVIVMDEATAALDNTTEREFMCALESMSGQKTMIMIAHRLSTVKNCDRLYLMQQGQVICSGTYNELLSQSNEFKLLAQSESHNKVYPNVP, from the coding sequence ATGGGCAAATTAGTAAAAAAGCTCTTCTATTTATTTAGCGATCGCGAAAAGATCCAAATAGGTATAATTTTTTTGCTCATGCTCATGGGAGCAGGATTGGAGACGCTTGGAGTAGGTTTGATTCCTGCATTTGTGGCTTTATTAGGCAATCCTGAAATAATTGAGCAGCAAAAGACTTTAAATTGGCTATATATCCAATCGGGTGCAACATCTCATCAAATATTTTTGCTGTGGGTAAGTATTGCACTATTAGCCATTTATTTAATTAAAAATATTTACCTCTCGATCTTGACCTACTGGCAATATTATTTTCTATATAGAAAACAAGTTTCTTTATCAAGTCGTCTGTTGCGTTCATACTTAAATAGCTCATATACATTTCATCTGCAACGTAATTCCGCTGATTTGGTTCGCAATGTTACTTCTGAAGTTCCACAAATTTTCGCGGGTATACTTATACCAATGCTGACTTTAGTTACTGAGATAATGGTGATGATTTGTCTTGGAATATTACTAGCGATCGCTGAACCATTATCATCTGCGATCGCAGCTATGTTTTTGGGAGCATCGATATTTTGGTTAAATGGAACGATTCGCAAACAAATGAGTGGGCAGGGATTGATTCGCCAAGAGCAAAGTGGACAAATGATCCAATGGGTTAACCAAAGTTTGGGTGGAATTAAGGAAACTAAGGTATTGGGTAGAGAAACATTCTTTCTTGATGCATTTACAAAAAGCACACGAGCATTTGGGAAAGCCAATCTATTTGTGGGACTTGCGACCCAATTACCTAATTTATTTATCGATACAGTATTAATTGCATCTGTATTGTTAATTGTGATTTTTAGTCTGATTCAAGGCAGAGAGATTCAATCTATTTTGCCGATGCTGTCTTTATTTGCGATCGCGGCTTTACGCCTTATGCCCTCAGCGAAACGCATTGTCTCCACAGTTACTAATATTCGTTATTTTAAACATTCTGTCGATCTTATTCACCAAGATCTGGTTTATTTAGAAATAAGATCAAATTCACTACAAGAAGTAAATAATTTCGTAGCCCCAGAAATTCGGTTTAAAAAATCAATTGAACTACGAAATATTCACTATCTTTATCCAAATGTCTCTCAACCATCACTATCAGGTATATCTATAGAAATTTCTAGGGGGCAAACTATTGCATTTATTGGCTCATCGGGAGCAGGTAAAACGACAATTGTCGATATCATTTTGGGTTTGCTCACACCCAGTCAAGGTGAAATTTCAGTTGACGGCAAAAATATTCTGACTAATCTTGCTGGTTGGCAACGACAAATTGGGTATATTCCTCAAAGTATCTATCTATCAGACGATACAATTAGGAACAATATTGCCTTTGGCTTAGCCAGTCATGAAATTAACGAAGAAAAAGTGTGGGCTGCAATCAAAGCGTCACAGTTGGAAGAGCTAGTTCATGGCTTGCCAGAACAACTAGATACCCTAGTTGGTGAACGCGGTATTCGATTATCTGGCGGACAGCGGCAACGCATAGGTATTGCGAGAGCACTATATCATAATCCAGAGGTGATCGTTATGGATGAAGCTACTGCTGCTTTAGATAATACGACCGAGCGAGAGTTTATGTGTGCCTTAGAATCTATGAGTGGACAAAAAACGATGATTATGATTGCGCATCGTTTGAGTACTGTAAAAAACTGCGATCGTCTCTATTTAATGCAGCAAGGACAAGTAATTTGCTCAGGCACATACAATGAGCTGTTATCTCAAAGTAATGAGTTCAAGTTGCTTGCTCAGTCCGAATCTCACAACAAAGTCTATCCAAACGTTCCGTAA
- a CDS encoding methyltransferase domain-containing protein — MLAKLSKIARQLLIIPSVRQFVGRIRLFYFLKIQKRWQIISSENAFDNTNAHNLRGLHYFDTPRMNILIKPISVLEFLNHDSKILVVGPRNEGDLLSLIGHGFSKDNIRGLDLMSYSPLIDVGDMHQTSYADNSFDVIISGYTLGYSKDPQKWVQESLRIAKNGALFGIAVEYSEMTNDDVRKLCGYEIVEEGYRECNSVQEILDLFSAHVDHIYFSHDAPSKRSHTADGLVSNPSRICVIFTIKK, encoded by the coding sequence ATGCTTGCAAAGCTCTCTAAAATAGCACGTCAACTTCTAATTATTCCCTCTGTTAGACAGTTTGTAGGTCGTATTCGCCTATTCTATTTCCTCAAAATCCAGAAAAGATGGCAGATAATATCTTCCGAGAATGCATTTGATAATACCAATGCTCATAATCTTAGAGGATTACATTACTTTGACACACCTAGAATGAACATTCTGATCAAGCCAATATCAGTTCTCGAATTTCTTAATCATGATTCTAAAATATTGGTAGTTGGACCCAGAAATGAAGGAGATCTGCTCAGTTTAATCGGCCACGGCTTTTCTAAAGATAATATTCGTGGACTCGATCTTATGAGTTATTCTCCACTAATTGATGTTGGTGATATGCATCAAACATCCTATGCGGATAATAGCTTTGATGTCATTATTAGTGGCTACACATTGGGTTATAGCAAAGATCCACAAAAATGGGTGCAGGAATCTTTAAGAATTGCTAAGAACGGTGCGTTATTTGGAATTGCCGTTGAATATTCAGAGATGACTAACGACGATGTCAGAAAACTCTGTGGATATGAAATAGTTGAAGAAGGATACCGAGAATGTAACTCAGTGCAAGAGATTCTTGATCTTTTTAGTGCACATGTTGATCATATTTATTTTTCTCACGATGCTCCTAGTAAAAGGTCTCATACTGCCGACGGACTTGTTAGTAACCCTTCGCGTATTTGTGTAATATTTACTATTAAAAAATAA
- the pseI gene encoding pseudaminic acid synthase, with amino-acid sequence MKEINILDKKIGKKQPPLIVAEMSGNHNQSLGKALEIVEAAAKAGVDALKIQTYTADTMTLDISEREFFISDPQSLWEGNSLYNLYQQAYTPWEWHKPIFDRCKELGIIGFSTPFDDTAVDFLETLDVPCYKIASFENTDIPLIRKVAKTGKPMIISTGMATVAELDESVRTARESGCEELILLKCTSTYPTTPENTNILTIPHLRDLFDVQVGLSDHTIGIGVAVASVALGTTVIEKHFTLSRADGGVDSAFSMEPEEMRQLVIETKRAWQALGKISYGVTEAEKKSLMYRRSLYISQDMQKGDILKPENLRTIRPGLGLAPKYYDVLLGKAVKQDVKKGTPMSWEMLA; translated from the coding sequence ATGAAAGAAATTAACATTTTAGATAAAAAAATTGGCAAAAAACAGCCTCCGTTGATCGTTGCCGAAATGTCTGGTAATCACAACCAATCATTGGGAAAAGCTCTGGAAATTGTTGAAGCTGCAGCTAAGGCTGGCGTAGATGCTCTTAAAATCCAGACTTATACAGCCGATACAATGACCCTCGATATTAGTGAGAGAGAATTCTTTATTAGCGATCCTCAGAGTCTATGGGAAGGTAATTCTCTCTATAATCTCTATCAACAAGCCTATACACCTTGGGAATGGCACAAACCAATATTTGACCGATGTAAAGAGCTAGGCATCATCGGTTTTAGTACTCCTTTTGATGACACGGCTGTCGATTTTTTAGAAACATTAGATGTGCCTTGCTATAAAATTGCATCATTTGAAAATACTGATATCCCACTCATCCGCAAAGTTGCTAAGACTGGTAAACCAATGATTATTTCTACGGGTATGGCGACTGTTGCAGAGCTCGATGAGTCAGTCAGAACCGCAAGAGAATCAGGCTGTGAAGAGCTTATTTTGCTCAAATGTACCAGCACCTATCCCACCACTCCAGAGAATACGAACATTTTGACGATCCCGCATTTGCGTGATTTGTTTGATGTTCAAGTGGGACTATCAGATCACACGATTGGGATCGGTGTGGCTGTAGCCAGCGTTGCATTGGGTACTACAGTCATTGAAAAGCACTTTACACTAAGTCGAGCTGATGGAGGCGTAGATTCAGCTTTTTCGATGGAGCCAGAAGAAATGCGCCAATTAGTAATAGAAACGAAAAGAGCGTGGCAAGCACTAGGTAAAATTAGTTACGGTGTTACTGAAGCTGAGAAGAAATCACTCATGTATCGGCGATCGCTATATATTTCTCAGGATATGCAAAAGGGTGACATTCTAAAGCCAGAAAATCTTAGAACAATTCGGCCAGGATTAGGATTAGCACCGAAATATTATGATGTTTTATTAGGAAAAGCTGTCAAACAAGATGTAAAGAAAGGAACTCCTATGAGTTGGGAAATGCTGGCTTAA